One Streptomyces hundungensis DNA segment encodes these proteins:
- a CDS encoding putative leader peptide gives MVSNDVSDKTPSSGPALLLVARLHVDLCRLASAICTARAAAL, from the coding sequence ATGGTTTCGAACGACGTGAGCGACAAGACGCCGAGCAGCGGCCCCGCCCTGCTGCTCGTGGCGCGGCTGCACGTCGACCTGTGCCGCCTCGCCAGCGCGATCTGTACGGCCCGCGCCGCCGCCCTCTGA
- a CDS encoding type II toxin-antitoxin system PemK/MazF family toxin has protein sequence MDTSWWPALGAVVALALVAALMDGRGRARRGPGGRTRPPAGPGRAPGRVPRAGEIWWALVPYEDVPGGKDRPCLVLRVRGDTVKVAKITSKYHDERAGVIPLPPGTVADAHGRPSFLETDELREVGVWAFRRRVGVVDPTLWDQVRHLAG, from the coding sequence ATGGACACGTCGTGGTGGCCGGCGCTGGGGGCCGTGGTGGCGCTCGCGCTGGTCGCGGCCCTCATGGACGGGCGCGGGCGTGCGCGGCGCGGGCCGGGTGGGCGAACGCGCCCGCCGGCCGGTCCCGGGCGTGCTCCCGGCCGGGTGCCGAGGGCCGGGGAGATCTGGTGGGCGCTGGTGCCCTACGAGGATGTTCCTGGCGGCAAGGACCGTCCGTGTCTGGTGCTGCGGGTGCGGGGGGACACGGTGAAGGTCGCGAAGATCACCAGCAAGTACCACGACGAGCGGGCCGGGGTGATTCCGCTGCCGCCGGGCACGGTGGCCGACGCGCACGGGCGGCCCAGCTTCCTGGAGACCGACGAGCTGCGCGAGGTCGGTGTGTGGGCGTTCCGCCGGCGGGTGGGCGTGGTGGATCCGACGCTGTGGGACCAGGTCCGCCATCTGGCGGGGTGA
- a CDS encoding Mov34/MPN/PAD-1 family protein: MLTLTQALYDQLVAHARADHPDEACGVVAGPAGTGRAERFVPMLNAARSPTFYEFDSQDLLKLYREMDDRDEEPVIVYHSHTATEAYPSRTDVTYANEPGAHYVLVSTADTDGAGEFQFRSYRIVDGVITEEDVQVVEAY; the protein is encoded by the coding sequence ATGCTGACCCTCACCCAGGCCCTGTACGACCAGCTCGTCGCGCACGCCCGCGCCGACCACCCCGACGAGGCGTGCGGTGTGGTCGCCGGCCCCGCGGGCACCGGCCGCGCCGAGCGCTTCGTCCCCATGCTGAACGCGGCCCGCTCGCCCACGTTCTACGAGTTCGACTCGCAGGACCTGCTGAAGCTGTACCGCGAGATGGACGACCGCGACGAGGAGCCGGTGATCGTCTACCACTCCCACACGGCCACCGAGGCCTACCCCTCGCGCACCGACGTGACGTACGCGAACGAGCCGGGCGCGCACTACGTCCTGGTGTCGACGGCGGACACGGACGGCGCGGGGGAGTTCCAGTTCCGCTCGTACCGCATCGTGGACGGCGTGATCACGGAGGAAGACGTCCAGGTCGTCGAGGCATACTGA
- a CDS encoding MoaD family protein, with translation MAIEVRIPTILRTYTDGAKAVEGSGATLADLLNDLDARHTGIRERIVDGDNLRRFVNVYLNDEDVRFLDGIDTKLSDGDNVTILPAVAGGSV, from the coding sequence ATGGCCATCGAGGTCCGCATCCCGACCATCCTCCGCACCTACACCGACGGCGCCAAGGCCGTCGAGGGCAGCGGAGCCACCCTCGCCGACCTGCTGAACGACCTCGACGCCCGCCACACCGGCATCCGCGAGCGCATCGTGGACGGCGACAACCTGCGCCGCTTCGTGAACGTGTACCTCAACGACGAGGACGTCCGCTTCCTCGACGGCATCGACACCAAGCTCTCCGACGGCGACAACGTCACGATCCTGCCCGCGGTCGCAGGCGGATCCGTCTGA
- a CDS encoding FecCD family ABC transporter permease, whose protein sequence is MTGTRPGSRLRYPALLGGLVLVLLAAALAGLALGSVRIPAGQVLDIVTGAAEPGPYRAIVLDVRLPRVVLGAVTGAGLAVIGTVLQALVRNPLADPFLLGVSSGASAGAVAVIVLGVGAGAATTVALPAAAFAGALTALVLVYALARRAGSLTGGRLVLAGVAVSYVLSALTSLILVTSARAEHVQEVLHWTLGGLGGARWDMLALPAAALTLGTLVLITLARPLDLLLVGEEGATVLGLDTGRFRAAVFVLASLLTGVLVAYSGAIGFVGLMVPHAARMVVGAAHRTLLPVAALGGAAFLVLADLAARTVAAPQDIPVGVLTALTGGPFFLWMLRGRGARAEGGPA, encoded by the coding sequence GTGACCGGGACCCGGCCGGGCTCCCGTCTGCGCTACCCCGCGCTGCTCGGCGGCCTCGTCCTCGTCCTGCTGGCGGCAGCCCTCGCCGGGCTCGCGCTCGGCTCGGTGCGGATCCCCGCCGGCCAGGTGCTGGACATCGTCACCGGCGCCGCCGAACCCGGCCCGTACCGGGCCATCGTGCTCGACGTACGGCTGCCCCGCGTCGTGCTCGGCGCCGTCACCGGGGCCGGGCTCGCCGTCATCGGCACCGTCCTCCAGGCCCTCGTGCGCAACCCGCTGGCCGACCCCTTCCTGCTCGGCGTCTCCAGCGGAGCCTCCGCGGGAGCCGTCGCCGTCATCGTCCTCGGGGTCGGCGCGGGGGCGGCCACCACCGTCGCCCTGCCCGCCGCCGCCTTCGCGGGAGCGCTCACCGCGCTGGTCCTCGTGTACGCCCTGGCCCGGCGCGCCGGGTCCCTGACGGGCGGCCGCCTGGTCCTCGCCGGAGTCGCCGTCTCCTACGTCCTGTCCGCGCTCACCAGCCTGATCCTGGTCACCTCCGCCCGCGCCGAACACGTACAGGAAGTCCTGCACTGGACGCTCGGCGGCCTCGGTGGCGCCCGCTGGGACATGCTCGCCCTGCCCGCCGCCGCCCTCACCCTCGGCACCCTCGTCCTGATCACCCTGGCCCGCCCGCTGGACCTGCTGCTCGTCGGCGAGGAGGGCGCCACCGTGCTCGGCCTGGACACCGGCCGCTTCCGCGCCGCCGTCTTCGTCCTCGCCTCCCTGCTCACCGGCGTCCTCGTCGCCTACAGCGGGGCGATCGGCTTCGTCGGCCTGATGGTGCCGCACGCCGCCCGCATGGTGGTCGGCGCCGCCCACCGCACCCTGCTGCCCGTCGCGGCGCTCGGCGGCGCCGCCTTCCTCGTCCTCGCCGACCTCGCGGCCCGCACCGTCGCCGCCCCCCAGGACATCCCCGTCGGCGTGCTCACCGCGCTCACCGGCGGGCCCTTCTTCCTCTGGATGCTGCGCGGCCGAGGCGCCCGCGCGGAAGGCGGCCCCGCATGA
- a CDS encoding ABC transporter substrate-binding protein has translation MPWRRAALAAALLFPLAACTTPAQPEAKGAPAPGFPYTVTNCGVTTTYTAPPERVVTMNQHATEVMLELGLAKSLVGTAYLDDRIAPKYAADYRSVPVLADAYPSYEKLLSANPDHVYGGYASAFAANEGRARETLAKSGITSRLNVENCPKGAATTMDDVYQEVREVGRTFGVPDRAEAWIRSAEATNARTRAAREGAAPRPVFVYDSGDKTAFTVGGKGIGNDIVTRAGGRNVFADDLKEKSFGDASWENVVARAPETILILDYGGTGVDAKKKRLRDDPALASVPAIKNNSFAVLPLSDMVTGVRAPDAVAKLASQLRTGQGR, from the coding sequence ATGCCCTGGCGCCGCGCGGCACTCGCCGCCGCCCTGCTGTTCCCGCTCGCCGCGTGCACCACCCCGGCGCAGCCCGAGGCCAAGGGCGCCCCCGCGCCCGGCTTCCCCTACACGGTCACCAACTGCGGGGTGACCACCACCTACACCGCGCCCCCCGAGCGGGTCGTCACGATGAACCAGCACGCCACGGAGGTCATGCTGGAGCTGGGCCTCGCCAAGTCCCTCGTCGGCACCGCCTACTTGGACGACAGGATCGCCCCGAAGTACGCGGCGGACTACCGCTCGGTGCCGGTCCTCGCGGACGCCTACCCCTCCTACGAGAAGCTCCTGTCGGCCAACCCCGACCATGTGTACGGCGGTTACGCCTCGGCGTTCGCCGCCAACGAGGGCCGCGCGCGCGAAACCCTCGCCAAGAGCGGCATCACCTCCCGCCTCAACGTGGAGAACTGCCCCAAGGGCGCGGCGACGACCATGGACGACGTGTACCAGGAGGTCCGCGAGGTGGGCCGCACCTTCGGCGTACCCGACCGCGCGGAGGCCTGGATACGGTCCGCCGAGGCGACCAACGCCCGCACCCGGGCGGCGCGCGAGGGCGCCGCACCGCGCCCCGTGTTCGTCTACGACAGCGGCGACAAGACCGCGTTCACGGTGGGCGGCAAGGGCATCGGCAACGACATCGTGACGCGCGCGGGCGGTCGCAACGTCTTCGCGGACGACCTCAAGGAGAAGTCCTTCGGCGACGCCAGTTGGGAGAACGTCGTCGCCCGCGCCCCCGAGACCATCCTGATCCTGGACTACGGCGGCACCGGCGTGGACGCCAAGAAGAAGCGCCTGCGCGACGACCCCGCCCTCGCCTCCGTCCCCGCCATCAAGAACAACAGCTTCGCCGTGCTGCCGCTGTCCGACATGGTGACCGGCGTCCGAGCACCGGACGCGGTGGCGAAACTCGCCTCGCAACTGCGGACGGGCCAGGGCCGGTGA
- a CDS encoding PLP-dependent cysteine synthase family protein, translated as MRYDSPLAAVGNTPLVRLPRLSPSDDVRIWAKLEDRNPTGSIKDRPALHMVEQAEKDGRLTPGCTILEPTSGNTGISLAMAAKLKGYRIVCVMPENTSQERRDLLTMWGAEIVPSPAAGGSNTAVRVAKELAERNPSWVMLYQYGNPDNAGAHYATTGPEILADLPSVTHFVAGLGTTGTLMGVGRYLRENVPGIQIVAAEPRYDDLVYGLRNLDEGFVPELYDASVLTTRFSVGSADAVTRTRELLQQEGIFAGVSTGAALHAAIGVGKKAVKAGTPADIVFVVADGGWKYLSTGVYTAPTTEAAIETLHGQLWA; from the coding sequence ATGCGCTACGACTCCCCGCTCGCCGCGGTCGGCAACACCCCCCTGGTCCGCCTCCCACGCCTGTCCCCCTCGGACGACGTACGGATCTGGGCCAAGCTGGAGGACCGCAACCCGACCGGCTCCATCAAGGACCGGCCGGCCCTCCACATGGTCGAACAGGCCGAGAAGGACGGCCGGTTGACACCCGGCTGCACCATCTTGGAGCCCACCAGCGGCAACACCGGCATCTCCCTCGCGATGGCGGCCAAGCTCAAGGGCTACCGCATCGTGTGCGTGATGCCGGAGAACACCTCCCAGGAGCGCCGCGACCTGCTCACGATGTGGGGCGCCGAGATCGTGCCGTCCCCGGCGGCCGGCGGCTCCAACACGGCGGTGCGGGTCGCCAAGGAACTGGCCGAGCGCAACCCCTCCTGGGTGATGCTCTACCAGTACGGAAACCCGGACAACGCCGGCGCCCACTACGCCACCACCGGCCCCGAGATCCTCGCCGACCTGCCCTCCGTCACCCACTTCGTCGCGGGCCTCGGCACCACCGGAACGCTGATGGGCGTCGGACGCTATCTGCGCGAGAACGTCCCCGGCATCCAGATCGTCGCCGCCGAACCCCGCTACGACGACCTCGTCTACGGGCTGCGCAACCTCGACGAGGGCTTCGTGCCCGAGCTGTACGACGCCTCGGTGCTCACCACCCGCTTCTCGGTGGGCTCGGCCGACGCGGTGACCCGCACCCGCGAGCTGCTCCAGCAGGAGGGCATCTTCGCGGGCGTCTCCACCGGCGCCGCGCTGCACGCGGCCATCGGCGTCGGAAAGAAGGCCGTCAAGGCGGGCACCCCCGCCGACATCGTCTTCGTCGTCGCCGACGGCGGCTGGAAGTACCTCTCGACCGGCGTCTACACCGCCCCCACCACCGAGGCCGCCATCGAGACCCTGCACGGCCAACTGTGGGCCTGA
- a CDS encoding amino acid permease, which produces MTSAQVDQHDERPAGNEAAATAQAPGEGSGEGYQRGLGARQIQMIAIGGAIGTGLFLGAGKAISKAGPSLILAYAIAGLVIFFIMRALGELLMYRPVSGSFSEYAREFVGPFWGFVTGWTYWLFWVVTGITEVTAAAQYMSFWTHGSIPQWAYALIFTLILYAVNLISVKLFGELEFWFSMVKVTAIVGMILICAGILTVGFSDAADTATVANLWNDGGFFPKGIGGTLMTLQIVMFAFLAVELVGVTAGESKDPEKTLPKAINTVPWRIAVFYIGALIMILSVVPWHEFQPGVSPFVAAFQKMGLGIGAGIVNFVVLTAALSSCNSGMYSTGRMLRDLALNGQGPKVFTKLTKSGTPLVGTTVSAALMLVGVWINYVAPGKAFDYVVSFATISGMWAWIMILVCQIRYRAKADRGELPQSTFRAPGAPWTSWFALLFIGMVIVMMGIDKDSRVSLYCAPLWALILGVSYLVLKAKNPENKAFAKRS; this is translated from the coding sequence ATGACCTCAGCGCAGGTCGACCAGCACGACGAGCGTCCTGCCGGCAATGAGGCCGCGGCGACCGCCCAGGCTCCGGGCGAAGGCTCGGGCGAGGGATACCAGCGGGGCCTCGGGGCCCGGCAGATCCAGATGATCGCGATCGGCGGTGCCATCGGCACCGGCCTCTTCCTCGGCGCGGGCAAGGCCATCTCCAAGGCCGGCCCCAGCCTCATCCTGGCTTACGCCATCGCGGGCCTGGTGATCTTCTTCATCATGCGGGCGCTCGGCGAGCTGCTCATGTACCGCCCGGTGTCGGGCTCCTTCTCGGAGTACGCCCGCGAGTTCGTCGGCCCGTTTTGGGGCTTCGTGACCGGCTGGACGTACTGGCTCTTCTGGGTCGTCACCGGCATCACCGAAGTCACCGCGGCCGCCCAGTACATGTCCTTCTGGACCCACGGCAGCATCCCGCAATGGGCCTACGCGCTGATCTTCACGCTCATCCTGTACGCCGTGAACCTCATCTCCGTGAAGCTCTTCGGTGAGCTGGAGTTCTGGTTCTCCATGGTCAAGGTGACCGCCATCGTCGGCATGATCCTGATCTGCGCCGGCATCCTGACCGTCGGCTTCTCGGACGCCGCGGACACCGCCACCGTCGCCAACCTCTGGAACGACGGCGGGTTCTTCCCCAAGGGCATCGGCGGCACGCTGATGACGCTCCAGATCGTCATGTTCGCCTTCCTCGCCGTCGAGCTGGTCGGTGTGACCGCGGGCGAGTCCAAGGACCCCGAGAAGACCCTGCCCAAGGCCATCAACACCGTGCCGTGGCGCATCGCCGTCTTCTACATCGGCGCCCTGATCATGATCCTCTCGGTCGTCCCGTGGCACGAGTTCCAGCCGGGCGTGAGCCCCTTCGTCGCGGCCTTCCAGAAGATGGGCCTCGGCATCGGCGCGGGCATCGTCAACTTCGTCGTGCTGACCGCCGCGCTGTCCTCCTGCAACTCGGGCATGTACTCCACCGGCCGCATGCTGCGCGACCTCGCGCTCAACGGCCAGGGCCCGAAGGTCTTCACCAAGCTGACCAAGAGCGGCACCCCGCTGGTGGGCACCACGGTCTCGGCCGCCCTCATGCTGGTCGGCGTCTGGATCAACTACGTCGCGCCGGGCAAGGCGTTCGACTACGTCGTCTCCTTCGCCACCATCTCCGGCATGTGGGCCTGGATCATGATCCTGGTCTGCCAGATCCGCTACCGCGCCAAGGCCGACCGCGGCGAACTCCCGCAGTCCACCTTCCGCGCCCCCGGCGCCCCGTGGACCAGCTGGTTCGCGCTGCTCTTCATCGGCATGGTCATCGTGATGATGGGCATCGACAAGGACTCCCGCGTCTCGCTGTACTGCGCGCCACTGTGGGCCCTGATCCTGGGCGTCTCCTACCTGGTCCTCAAGGCCAAGAACCCCGAGAACAAGGCGTTCGCGAAGCGCAGCTAG
- a CDS encoding MBL fold metallo-hydrolase produces MKLTVVGCSGSFPSAESACSSYLVEADGFRLLLDMGNGALGELQRHIGLYDLDAIFLSHLHADHCIDMCGYFVARYYRHEGGRCAPMPVYAPEGAEQRLTTAYADTPSASSMSEVFDFHTLKPGAFDIGPFSVRTERVCHPVEAYAIRVEHAGRALTYSGDTGPCAALDELAAGADLFLCEASFTHGKEDIPALHLNGREAGEHAARAGAGRLVLTHIPPWTDAEANLADARAVYSGPTELAAPGAVYEL; encoded by the coding sequence ATGAAGCTCACCGTCGTCGGCTGCTCCGGGTCGTTCCCCTCCGCGGAATCGGCCTGTTCCAGCTACCTCGTCGAAGCAGACGGCTTCCGGCTGCTCCTCGACATGGGCAACGGAGCCCTCGGTGAGCTGCAACGCCACATCGGCCTGTACGACCTCGACGCGATCTTCCTGTCCCACCTCCACGCCGACCACTGCATCGACATGTGCGGCTACTTCGTCGCCCGCTACTACCGCCACGAGGGCGGCCGCTGCGCCCCCATGCCGGTGTACGCGCCGGAGGGCGCCGAGCAGCGCCTCACCACCGCCTACGCGGACACGCCCTCCGCGTCCTCGATGAGCGAGGTCTTCGACTTCCACACCCTGAAGCCGGGCGCCTTCGACATCGGCCCCTTCTCGGTGCGTACGGAACGGGTGTGCCACCCCGTCGAGGCGTACGCCATCCGCGTCGAGCACGCCGGTCGCGCCCTCACGTACTCCGGGGACACCGGGCCCTGCGCCGCCCTGGACGAACTCGCCGCGGGCGCCGACCTGTTCCTGTGCGAGGCGTCCTTCACCCACGGCAAGGAAGACATCCCGGCGCTGCACCTCAACGGCCGCGAGGCCGGCGAACACGCGGCGCGCGCCGGAGCGGGCCGTCTGGTCCTCACCCACATCCCGCCGTGGACGGACGCCGAGGCCAACCTGGCGGACGCCCGCGCGGTCTACTCCGGCCCCACGGAACTGGCCGCGCCGGGCGCGGTGTACGAGCTCTGA
- a CDS encoding IS1182 family transposase: MSMQPMESGEIPAETVRVAWAAFPKGSLAIRVRDELGPLFRDEEFADLFPARGKPAWSPGRLALVLVLQFVEGLTDRQAAEAVRARIDFKYALALELSDPGFDFSVLSEFRDRLVKAEAGRRVLDSILAAAGESGLLKTAGRARTDSTHVQSAARQLCWLEQVAETLRAALNEIAQAAPDWLLTVAEPDWFKHYATRAEDSRFPKSRAKRDELGLRIGRDGTRLLEAVFSPGAPGEPRALEQVETLRQVWVQHFQQVEGEVRRRDPKDRPPGATRLVTPYDTEARGSVKRDTMWDGYKVHLTETCEPDIPNLITNVATTVATVPDISMTDIVHAQFAQDGRLPGEHLVDAGYVDAHLLVQARREYGITLTGPVAGVVSHQTTANSGFTGDDFTIDWDHEQVTCPGGETTTRWNPDRSPEGTPVIRVRFNGGQCRPCPVREQCTTSSAGRRLTLRPREEHQALRQARAEQDTDTWKDRYKTRAGVEGTISQAVQRCGLRRSRYRGLAKTSLQHQLTGAAINLARIDAHLTDTPRARTRTSYFAALRPAELMLGGAK; encoded by the coding sequence ATGTCGATGCAGCCGATGGAGTCGGGGGAGATTCCGGCAGAAACGGTGCGGGTGGCGTGGGCCGCGTTCCCGAAGGGGAGTTTGGCGATCCGGGTCCGGGACGAGCTGGGGCCGCTGTTTCGTGACGAGGAGTTCGCGGATCTGTTCCCTGCGCGGGGGAAGCCCGCCTGGTCACCAGGCCGGTTGGCGCTCGTGCTGGTGTTGCAGTTCGTGGAGGGACTCACCGACCGGCAGGCAGCGGAGGCGGTGAGGGCGCGGATCGACTTCAAGTACGCGCTCGCGCTGGAACTGAGCGATCCTGGGTTCGACTTCTCGGTACTGTCGGAGTTCCGGGACCGCCTGGTGAAAGCGGAGGCCGGGCGGCGGGTACTGGATAGCATCCTGGCCGCGGCCGGGGAAAGCGGGCTGCTGAAGACCGCCGGCCGGGCACGGACCGACTCCACCCATGTGCAGTCCGCGGCCCGTCAGCTGTGCTGGCTGGAGCAGGTCGCCGAGACCCTGCGGGCGGCGCTCAACGAGATTGCCCAGGCCGCCCCCGACTGGCTGCTGACCGTGGCGGAACCGGACTGGTTCAAGCACTACGCCACCAGGGCCGAGGACTCCCGTTTCCCCAAGTCCCGCGCCAAACGAGACGAGCTGGGCCTGCGAATCGGGCGGGACGGGACACGACTGCTCGAAGCCGTCTTCTCACCCGGGGCACCCGGAGAACCGCGCGCGCTGGAGCAGGTGGAAACCCTGCGCCAGGTCTGGGTCCAGCACTTCCAGCAGGTGGAGGGCGAGGTGAGGCGGCGGGACCCAAAAGACCGGCCGCCGGGCGCGACACGCCTGGTCACGCCCTATGACACCGAAGCACGCGGCAGCGTCAAACGCGACACCATGTGGGACGGATACAAGGTCCACCTCACCGAGACCTGCGAGCCGGACATCCCGAACCTGATCACGAACGTGGCCACCACCGTGGCGACGGTTCCCGACATCTCGATGACCGATATCGTGCACGCCCAGTTCGCCCAGGACGGGCGCCTGCCCGGCGAGCATCTGGTCGACGCCGGATACGTCGACGCACATCTGCTCGTGCAGGCCCGCCGCGAGTACGGCATCACGCTCACCGGGCCGGTCGCTGGCGTCGTCAGCCACCAGACCACCGCGAACAGCGGCTTCACCGGCGACGACTTCACCATCGACTGGGACCACGAGCAGGTCACCTGCCCCGGCGGGGAGACCACCACCCGCTGGAATCCCGACCGCTCGCCCGAAGGCACCCCCGTGATCCGGGTCCGTTTCAACGGCGGCCAGTGCCGTCCCTGCCCGGTCCGTGAGCAGTGCACCACCTCCAGCGCCGGCCGCCGCCTGACCCTGCGGCCCCGCGAAGAACACCAAGCGCTCCGCCAGGCCCGCGCCGAGCAGGACACCGACACCTGGAAGGACCGCTACAAGACCCGCGCCGGAGTCGAGGGCACCATCTCCCAGGCCGTCCAGCGCTGCGGCCTGCGCAGATCCCGCTACCGCGGCCTCGCGAAAACCAGCCTCCAGCACCAGCTCACCGGCGCCGCGATCAACCTCGCCCGCATCGACGCCCACCTCACCGACACACCCCGGGCCCGCACCCGCACCAGCTACTTCGCAGCACTTCGCCCCGCCGAGCTCATGCTCGGCGGGGCGAAGTAG
- a CDS encoding ABC transporter ATP-binding protein — translation MTTLRTQSLSYTTPQGRELLHDITLSVAAGETVGLVGPNGSGKTTLLRCVYATLRPTTGRVLLDGADLHAMPVRARARRIATVPQDTDAAAIELSVTEVVAMGRSPHHRFWEADTAADATLVREALARVGIADLAARPFPSLSGGERRRALVARALVQQPDVVVLDEPTNHLDIRYQLEVLSLVRELGTANLLALHDLNLAAYFCDRICVLAGGRIVAEGPPADVLTKELLGSVYGVDAEVGIHPATGAPTVVYLPPTRAVTTS, via the coding sequence ATGACGACCCTGCGCACCCAGTCGCTCTCGTACACCACGCCCCAAGGCCGCGAACTGCTCCACGACATCACCCTGAGCGTCGCCGCCGGCGAGACCGTCGGCCTGGTCGGCCCCAACGGCAGCGGCAAGACCACCCTGCTGCGCTGCGTCTACGCCACCCTGCGCCCCACCACCGGCCGCGTCCTGCTCGACGGCGCCGACCTGCACGCCATGCCGGTCAGGGCCCGCGCCCGCCGCATCGCCACCGTCCCCCAGGACACCGACGCCGCGGCCATCGAGCTGAGCGTCACCGAGGTCGTCGCCATGGGCCGCTCCCCGCACCACCGCTTCTGGGAGGCCGACACCGCCGCCGACGCCACCCTCGTACGCGAGGCGCTCGCCCGCGTCGGCATCGCCGACCTCGCGGCCCGCCCCTTCCCGTCGCTGTCCGGCGGCGAACGCCGGCGCGCCCTGGTCGCCCGGGCCCTGGTGCAGCAGCCGGACGTCGTCGTCCTGGACGAGCCCACCAACCACCTCGACATCCGCTACCAGCTCGAAGTCCTGTCCCTGGTACGGGAGTTGGGGACGGCCAACCTGCTCGCCCTGCACGACCTCAACCTCGCCGCGTACTTCTGCGACCGCATCTGCGTCCTCGCCGGCGGGCGGATCGTCGCCGAAGGACCGCCCGCCGACGTCCTCACCAAGGAGCTCCTCGGCTCCGTCTACGGGGTGGACGCCGAGGTGGGCATCCACCCCGCCACCGGCGCACCCACCGTCGTCTACCTGCCGCCGACCCGGGCGGTGACCACATCCTGA